The genomic interval TCATATCGTAACCCTAAACCCGCCCCCACTTTGAACTGGCGGAGTGTAATCCGCCCGGTATCCCTGAATCCGCACTGAACCGGGACGTTGCGTGTTTGGTTGGGATCTTCAAAAAACGGCCCCACACAATTCTCTGCATGCTCGGAAGAAACCGCCCCTGCATCTGCAAACGCTGCTCCATACCACGGCCCGCTCAACCGAAATCGAATCTCCGCACTGGCGACCAAACGAGCCAACCCTCCAATCGGCTCATATACACCACCCTCTAGGGAGGCCTCTCCACTACGGTCTTGTGTGCGGATTGCCTTGGGACCTGCCAGTCCTGTGCTCCATCCTCGCACATCATCCGCCCCGCCAATATAAAATCTCAGAGGATCAAAGCGATCTTCGGTGGGCTGCAAAAACTGTGTGTCAATGACCTGAGGCCCTTCGGAACCGTACAGTGTCCTGGACCTAGTCCCACCCGCCCAGACCCGCCCTGCCTTGAGTCGCCCGCTAAAATTGACATCTCTGGAGAGGGGCCAATAAGCGGCTACCTGTAATTGCATCTTCAGATAATTGACCCCAAATGGGCGGGCACCAAGCCATGATTCAATTCTTCCACCCTGCTCAATAAGGGGCTGAAAGATCACTCCACGAGTGGGACGCAGTAAGTTATCCGTCCAACCCAGCGTCCCACCGAGCCGCAGAACACTCTTGTCATATGCATCTGTTGAGGTATTGTCCGTGAAGTTTTTTGTACGGCTAAGGCTGTAGCGCAAACTCAGTACCCGGGTCTGCTCCAAGCCATAAATGAATGTCGTCGATGCTCCGACCTCGCGCCGATTAAAGCCAAAAACCTCCGATGATGCTTCGGCAAGCGGGTCCCGCTCATACTGAATGAACGGTTCCAAAATTCCCCGTAACTGACTGAATCCAAGGTGGGGCTGCGTCAACACAACCGCCCCGCGTGCGGATCGTCCTGCTAACGCACCAATCCCCGCACTGGCCAGTAGACCGGTCTGAATTTGAGCTGTAAGTGTCAACGTTCTTGCACCATCTAAAAAGTTGCGGTGCGTCCAGCGTCCTTCCCCGGTGACTCCCTGACGCTGGTGATATCCCGTTTCTGCAGATAAATGGCGGGGCCGTGCGCGCTCCAAGTTGATCCGCACCTCTACGGTGCTGTCCTGTACCTGGGGTGGGGTTTCCACCTGTACCACACTGAAAAGCCCTAGCGCAAAAAGTGCCCGCTGCCCCTCAATCAAATCCCGCTGAGAGAATACATCTCCCGGCTCAAAGGGCAGTGATCTCAAAATGACGCGTCGATCAACAGCAGGGGCTCCTTCAACCTCAATTTCGTCAATAAAGCCACGGGACCCGATATCCACCTGGAAACTGATATCTGCAGCATTGACTCTGGAATAAATATGGACGGACGAGGTCAGTGTAGCAAACGCATACCCTCCGTCCCTGAACCAGCTGAGCACTTTGTCCTCTATCTGTACCAGT from Rhodothermaceae bacterium carries:
- a CDS encoding BamA/TamA family outer membrane protein codes for the protein MKGLLGLALLGIMSAPTVLAQSDLLGVNDSTSVRRIEFSYTDADRYPPRFSVSELRQLTAIRAIPRRYRLQRLLGRTKQEDYTLNPIELQRDVVRLRQAFQEAGYPHTYVGYAKSTLDRASNTAVIRFEITQGPPVIIQDVGFYAGSRFLASSLDAELREAWIDFRDRTSFEVGDVFTHFELVQIEDKVLSWFRDGGYAFATLTSSVHIYSRVNAADISFQVDIGSRGFIDEIEVEGAPAVDRRVILRSLPFEPGDVFSQRDLIEGQRALFALGLFSVVQVETPPQVQDSTVEVRINLERARPRHLSAETGYHQRQGVTGEGRWTHRNFLDGARTLTLTAQIQTGLLASAGIGALAGRSARGAVVLTQPHLGFSQLRGILEPFIQYERDPLAEASSEVFGFNRREVGASTTFIYGLEQTRVLSLRYSLSRTKNFTDNTSTDAYDKSVLRLGGTLGWTDNLLRPTRGVIFQPLIEQGGRIESWLGARPFGVNYLKMQLQVAAYWPLSRDVNFSGRLKAGRVWAGGTRSRTLYGSEGPQVIDTQFLQPTEDRFDPLRFYIGGADDVRGWSTGLAGPKAIRTQDRSGEASLEGGVYEPIGGLARLVASAEIRFRLSGPWYGAAFADAGAVSSEHAENCVGPFFEDPNQTRNVPVQCGFRDTGRITLRQFKVGAGLGLRYDTPIGFVRLDVAVKLNPDPLDLQSSEDALAAASGSQDNSRNTWYRFNVHFSIGQAF